The Synergistota bacterium genome includes a window with the following:
- a CDS encoding TRAP transporter large permease subunit: DPLYFAVLIAVNLQMSFLTPPFAYAIFFLKGVAPPEVTTKDIYKGVLSFVSLQAIGLALCIIFPQIVTWFPNVTFK; encoded by the coding sequence GATCCTCTCTACTTTGCAGTGCTCATAGCGGTTAATCTTCAGATGTCATTCTTAACCCCACCGTTTGCTTATGCCATATTTTTCCTGAAGGGGGTAGCACCTCCAGAGGTAACCACAAAAGATATCTATAAGGGAGTTTTATCTTTCGTAAGCCTGCAAGCGATAGGATTAGCGCTCTGTATAATTTTCCCCCAAATAGTAACATGGTTCCCGAATGTAACCTTTAAGTAA